The following is a genomic window from Dermacentor variabilis isolate Ectoservices chromosome 11, ASM5094787v1, whole genome shotgun sequence.
ATATTTGCCCTGACATCATGCATTTAGACCGCGTTGACTTGCTTTAAATAAACGTTTTTTGATAAGTATTTAGAAACAATAGAGAGATTCAGTGAGTCAGGATAACAAGTTTGATAATGTTTTCTTGGCCTACACGATTCATATACGACAACATGCTTTTGaattcaagacgtcacagaaaAGCTCCAAATTGGGTGTAAACTTCAGATAGCCATAGCTGGACCAATACTTTCTGCTGTAGCAAACTACATTTTCCTTAAAAATAAAACACTAAAATACTACTTTGAAAATATCTTTTACCAATAGAAAGCAATAGAGCTGTGCTTTTTCAGCTCCAAAAATGCAAACACGCATTGCGCCCTGGTTCCGCCTAAACTTCAGATGACATTTGttgagatttctttttttaaagcgcgTCTCGTGGACAGTAGCAGTAGATTGCAGCACTGTTGCGAACATAAGGGAACGTCCGTCACTGCGTCATCTGATATTATGAAAAACGTCAGTGTTGCCGATTTTTAAGCGTGTCGATACACTCCAAGGGGCGCTAAACTTTCTACAAATTTGGCTAAGTCGATAAACGTGTCGCTATAAGTGCCGCATGAGTTGTTTGTAAACTGGGTATTCCCAAACGCTATAAAATAGGCTAAGGTGTCGTCATGCATCTACCACTACATTTTACATTCGTCTGTAATGTCCGTCTATGAGAAGAATAAATAGTGAACTTATCAGCAGGTTGCAGAGGGGCTTTTATTTTACTAGTATGTTTAAAAAAAACGGGTTACAATAGCTCAAATTCTGCGTTCGTCTTCAAATTATGACACTTCTAATCTCACACTATCAAAAGTACATGGTTGACTCGATTTTTCTATCCCAAAAATGCGCTTGGTTTGTGTTATGCcgcaaaatttatttttttttatttattaattggtacctcaaataccccatttggggttttacatgaggggtgggcatatttacataatattttcaataaatgccttgaacgatgaatgactggagtggtgcaccgcttcagaaggtagatgattccagtctttcgctgtttgaatgaagaaagagttaagatgagcggaggtgcgagctggagggggataaacagcctttgaatggccatgacgggatgaagtgcgatgcgcaggcgtgattTGCAGGCGTGAATTGCTTTGTGTTCAAAGCTCGTGAAATGAGAACCTACTTTTGTGTTACGCCTTCTATCATGTTGATATGGCGACGACAATAGCGTTACATTAAGGCGCTTCCAATACTACCTTGCTTTCCCATGGTCCACGTGATAGCTCCCATGCAGTACAAATTGCTTCGAAATCTTTAAAGATGAagagaaccgcgacttcagactgGACGTCAGACGAAGTAGTAGACAGGATGACCACGTCACGTCGCGTCTGAAGTCACGATTTTTCTCCTCTTTAAGCATGTCGGACCAACTGGCACAAAGTTCCCCCTTCTTGAATCTTCGAAATCCGTGAAAACCGGACCGGGCCTTTATGATCCTCGCGAAATAACGAGCCCTTCCAATCCTACTCGTAACACTTTTCTCCAGTTGATAAGATTTAGTATTCACCTGCTGCATTTTCAATCTTAACATGCAATATATTTTAAAAAAGGTCATCGTAATTCAATATACTCCTGGGATTGTGGATTTGCACCAAAGGAACCTATTTAGGGAAACTGTAGGCCCCCAGCAGCGTTAACTGATATTGTAAATCGTATAATTTAAAAATGCATCTTGTGAGATAACGAGGAAGCGTGTTTCCCTCAACCCAGTAAACTCCGGCTTTTGAACTCTGTCAGTGGAGAACAGCTGCTTGATGCAAACACACGCCTGCTTTCATCGTGATGGCGACTAACGTTTTTTCATCGTGGTCATAGAGCCCATGCTCTGTACAGCCGATTTCGACTGCCTACATGTAGATTGGGAATAATTCACTGCGTTTGAAAAGCTCTTTTCGAGGCCGCTATTGTAATTTCGAAGTCGCTAAAATGCCGCGTATTGTTTTGTTATGCTGCTACCAAATGCCACCTCTCAATAAATAGAAAGAAGTGTCACCAAATGTTCATTAGATTCTCGCAAAGTAGTGACAAAATCGCAAAAATGGCAACACTGTGAAAGCGACTGCATAGCTGTCGAATGCATAATCTTTGTGACATCTACGCTAAGGATGAATTGCATTACTATGTGCACTACTGCCAGCGCCACTGCAGGCTGTATAGATTCCCCATGGGGAAACATCTTACCAAGCGTCGGTCTCCCGTAAGAATATTACTATTTAATTGCTTATGCAGCTCAGCCAACTTAACTAGACAACACCGCGGACGTCCTACACTCACCTGAGAATACTTATTCCAACGCTCCATCTTAAGGAGGTTGCGGCTGATGTCGAATGACCGCAGAGACGCGTGGAACATCAGAAGACACTCTCCGCGAGGCTTCAAAAGCCTGGCCACGTTCTTCAGCGCCTTAGCCTGGTCTGGCACCCAGATGATAGTGTGAAACGAGTACACCCTGTCGAAGAGACCATGCTCGTCGATGAACTTGGCCACGTCCTCGTCGTTTACGACGTCCAACTGCCTGAACTCAAGCCTGTCGTGTTGATAGTGTCGAGTGGCGTGCTCCAACATTGCCGCCGACAAGTCGACGGCGACGATACGGCGACACGGCAGGCATCGAGGAAGCAGCTCCTCTCGCGTCAGGTCTCCGATGCCGCAGCCAACGTCCAGGAACTGCTGCGTTTCGTCCGGTTCGCGCCGGAACACCTTCTGGCAAAAGTCGAGCATCCACCTGGTGTGCTCCCTGGGGACGCGCTTGTATCCTTCAAGGTCGTAGGGCATAAAAGTGATGACGTTGCAGCCGCCACCTTGCGATATGCGCAAAAAGAAGCAAAGGTGGGGTGGTTAACGATGTTTCTTTGTGTTAGTTTGTTTGAAATGTCTGTGTGTGTAGTTAGTTTGTTTTGAAAGGCAAGTTTTTAAAAGCAACCTGtccgtcattgtagagcggcttATTCGCAGTGACACATGACGAGTCATCTAAGTTGGCCTAAAACgcgttcgttgaagagcagcacagaccgagtggcataGACCCTATGCTCCAAGTTGGAATCAAAGAGTATCTTCGAACAGTGGTTCCTACCGAGTCTCGCATCCACCGTGATTCATATGGACGGGAAAGGGGCTCGTTCCAGAGTGGCAAATATGTACATATTGCAACATACTATGTGACCGATAGAATGcttggttttgaaccctgttcATTCATCACAGTAGGTCGATGTCCTACCCATGGGACCGCGGACTACCCAATGACTCAGATAGCCGGGAAATAGGTTACATAAAAACAAGCGTCGATATCCGCATACATACAGACATATATAGTTTGGTCGCGGGAAAGTGCCTGAAGAACTCTTTGAATGCTAACGTATAAAACGTTTCAAAGCGATTCAAGCTATTTTTGACATCGATCAAACGTTGTTGCTTCCGTGTGGCCCTCACAACAAATTACACTGCTCTTACGACCCATTATGACTTCCAATTCATCAAGAAAGATAATGTCCTTTTGTCACTCCAACTGCACATTGAATTAGCTTCCAATATTTTTCGATTTACGGCGCTGCTTCTGAGTGCATGGTcacggtcacttttgtttaccaGCCATGGCGACGAATTGAGGAAGAAATTCAAAACAACGGTCTACTTAGACTTAAGTGGTCATTAAAAATGGAAGTGGTCAATGTTAATCCACAATCGTCAACAGGGCGTTCCTCATAACACACTGTGCAGCCTATAGCCGCTGAATTTAAGTAATTCACGTTATTGAGACTAACTGGACAATACGTGACAACGTCGATCCAGTTAATACGGCTGAACTACCTGTAATAATggataaacgagaaggaaggggattaACTGAGAGgcccaatatttttttattattcatatcgtaagaagccaacaaacggtatcgcacacgaaatgcgaggcttctgggttcggtccccacctgcggcaagttgttttttagtccactttcattttcattattttcttcttctttattttcagttattaagcacaagtaatttttccCTATGTTGTTCTTCGTGTCaatgtttgtcggcttcttatgatatgactaataaaaaaattgggcccctcggttaatccctttCTTCCTCATTTATtcataacgaaggtctcgaatccggcaacattgatgccttcaggtagcatgtctgGTCGCCTGCACCCAAAAGGATCACGTTCTcgcgacgcctgtggcagaaaggacgttcctcctccgcctccaaggtctgtgagtggtggcgctggctaacactcccagaattttactaggaaacataaataactaagaaattggatggggaaacagcgccgcggtagctcaattggtagaacatcgcacgcaaaatgcgaaggttgtgggttcggtccccacctgcggcaagttgtcttttcatccactttcatttccattaatttatcgcttctttattttcatttatcaagcacaagtaatttctcgtatgttgtccttggtgtcagtgtttgttggcttcctgtaATAATGAAACAACATATGCCAACTTACTAAAGAGGTCATAATGCCATAATGCAAAAAGTTGATTGTTGCTAGTTTTCAGAGTAGAGCACGGAAATACATGATCAAAAAAAGGAGGGCAATAAAAAATTACAGCAATTGCTCGTAAATACCGCGGCAACAAATATAACACGACGAGGTACTTTAtgtcattcagaaaaaaaatataatgcaGTTATACCTGTCACGCAGCTTGATATAACGCGAGGTCTTTTACGAGGCTGGAAATATTGAATAAAAGAAACGCACGTTTTACGCATTTCAGTGATGCACATTTTCTCCTTGCAGGTGGCGTTTTAGCTCTATAAACTGTGTTTCTACAGTACGATATAGCTTAGCACTACCTGTCAGTGATAGCCATAGGTGAAAATTATAGCACTTGCGCTCACAATATTGTGCTCTGTTGCGGCTAGATCTCTTTACGTCTGTGAGCTTTGCTGGAACATCATCCTGCTTCCACCTAGGCTTTTGAGTGCCCATTTAAGGTCACCCTTTACGCTGATCtacgtgaatgaaaagggtgagAAGAAAAAGATGAGCAATTTGTCTTTTTCATAAGTGAGCGATAACACAGCCACGACGGTAGCTCAGTGCAATGTATTAGGCTTTAggataattattattttttcggCCACTTTTCTGCGTGCAGTAACATCACAGAATGTGCTGTTGTGGGAATTATTGCGCTTTTTAAAATGAGCTGCAATCCTGGCTTATTAGTTCGAAATTATGCAAGCATGAACAAGCACTGTCAAACTCCTTGACGTTATATGAAATTAGAGTAGGAAAGTTAAGGTGAAGTCACCATGTCTAgctcatttttttattattttaggtGTACCAAACCTCTATACGGGTTGCGAAGACGTCTATGTGGTGTTCCAAAAATCCAAATTCTTATTACGACGTAACGTTCATGTTTGGTGCCTGATTCGTTACGGCATTATCTTTATTTAAGATAAGAAAGAGGACGCTACGTCAGTGGTTTTCATGGATGCCTGACTAGACATATGACAATCAGGAGGCTTTAGCAGACAGTCTTCAAGACCTTATTAGTGTTCAAGGAATCACAGCAGCTTATTTAGAAAATGAAGACCTGTATGTTAGACGCTACGTTTCACATGGGCCGCTGCAAACGGGTATTCTACTATGAACACTGAAGTTGGATTGAACTAAACACTAGTTACGTCTCAAAGGACAGCATTTTTAGTAACAAAAGTGAGCATAGGGTCCTGCTGGCTAAATTATATCGCTTCAGCCTGAGCTGTACATAGTGACGTAGACGGGGAACGCGACACTGGTTGCAACGTCTTGCGAGAATTTATTAATAAACAATGCCGCATAGATTCAGTACTACCTTGAGTCGGGATTCTGCTTATCTGCTGGAGAAAAATAGTGCGCGAGCACAGAACGTTTATCGAATCGACGACAACGTAAGAGCAGCCAGAAGCAACAAGGAGAGCTCTTTCAGATTATTCCGGAGGAAAGGTTGGCAGTTGGTTGATGGCTATCTGGAAATTTTTACTAAGCTGCCTCCATCGTCCCCTCCAATGGCGCTATAAGCGTAGTAAGCCCTTATTCCAGTGCGTCGATGCTTAAAGTAGGCATCGTGGAACGTACACCGAAAACGCGCTGTGACGGCAATCGGATTATAATAAAATATGTATTAGAAGTTCAGAGATGCCACcttgagagaaagagaaagaaaaaaaagagggcaaGGTAGTTAGGTTAAGTAAGAACATGCCCGTTTTGTTGCCCTATACttggggaagagaaagaagagatacggagagaaaataaaaataatagtcagtcattcacagtaAGTCACAGTGTAATATTCACTGTCACAAGCCTTCATACCA
Proteins encoded in this region:
- the LOC142563643 gene encoding juvenile hormone acid O-methyltransferase-like, with product MSEPVVQGGGCNVITFMPYDLEGYKRVPREHTRWMLDFCQKVFRREPDETQQFLDVGCGIGDLTREELLPRCLPCRRIVAVDLSAAMLEHATRHYQHDRLEFRQLDVVNDEDVAKFIDEHGLFDRVYSFHTIIWVPDQAKALKNVARLLKPRGECLLMFHASLRSFDISRNLLKMERWNKYSQVVNQMIPKTQDMNYDERIEYISRILAEAGLSPSILELPVCTVLDNMSIERLTERYASLISLTTVVSEDEKPQFLSDLAQETMKMHHPDIDRTHYRFYIIKASKMNT